The following coding sequences are from one Ammospiza nelsoni isolate bAmmNel1 chromosome 5, bAmmNel1.pri, whole genome shotgun sequence window:
- the LRTM2 gene encoding leucine-rich repeat and transmembrane domain-containing protein 2, which translates to MLPASAGHRWRSRFLMRWQEACLLGCWLSLCAAESFFACPSSCKCNSGNLEVDCSGLGLSSIPSDIPTNTRTFLFLNNKLSILPGAVFSNLSALQRLDLSNNFLDQLPQNIFSDLGNLTELQLRNNSIRALDKDLLQHTALLRQLDLSINGLAQIPSGIFDDLPALRSLSLRSNRLQSLDRVTFEPLTSLQHLQVGDNPWECDCNLRDFKHWMEWFSYRGGKIDQLACTLPKELKGKDMRMVPMEMFNYCSQLDDENSSTVLDNTGPPCTKGSPAPSKSKSGPEPEVEPSVGCPQKQRYRPVSVRRAIGTVIIAGVVCGIVCIMMVVAAAYGCIYASLMAKYHRELKKRQPLMGDTEGEHEEQKQISSVA; encoded by the exons ATGCTGCCTGCAAGTGCTGGCCACCGGTGGAGGAGCAGGTTCCTCATGAGGTGGCAGGAGGCTTGTC TGCTTGGCTGCTGGCTCTCACTATGTGCTGCTGAGTCCTTCTTTGcttgtccttcctcctgcaAGTGTAACAGTGGCAACCTGGAAGTGGACTGCAGTGGTTTGGGCCTCTCTTCCATTCCCTCAGACATCCCCACAAACACCAGGACCTTCCTCTTTCTCAACAACAAACTCAGCATCCTGCCAGGAGCAGTGTTTTCCAACCTCTCTGCTCTACAGAGGTTGGACCTATCCAACAACTTCTTGGACCAGCTCCCTCAGAATATCTTCAGTGACCTGGGGAAcctcacagagctgcagctgaggaaCAACAGCATCCGGGCCTTGGACAaggacctgctccagcacacGGCCCTGCTGCGCCAGCTGGATCTCTCCATCAACGGCCTGGCCCAGATCCCTTCGGGCATCTTTGACGATCTGCCTGCCCTGCGCTCCCTCTCCCTCAGGTCCAACCgcctgcagagcctggacaGGGTGACCTTTGAGCCTCTGAccagcctgcagcacctccaggtTGGGGACAACCCCTGGGAATGCGACTGCAACCTCCGGGACTTCAAGCACTGGATGGAGTGGTTCTCCTACCGAG GTGGGAAAATCGACCAGCTGGCCTGCACCCTGcccaaggagctgaaaggaAAGGACATGCGGATGGTGCCCATGGAGATGTTCAACTactgctcccagctggatgATGAGAACAGCTCTACAGTGCTGGACAATACTGGCCCACCTTGCACTAAAGGAAGCCCTGCTCCTTCCAAATCTAAATCAGGCCCAGAACCAGAAGTGGAGCCCAGTGTGGGATGCCCTCAGAAACAGCGGTACAGGCCCGTGAGCGTGCGCCGCGCGATCGGCACTGTGATCATTGCAGGGGTGGTTTGTGGCATCGTCTGCATCATGATGGTGGTGGCAGCTGCCTATGGCTGCATCTACGCCTCCCTCATGGCCAAGTACCACAGGGAGCTGAAGAAGAGGCAGCCGCTCATGGGTGACACAGAAGGTGAACACGAAGAGCAAAAACAAATCTCTTCTGTGGCGTGA